Genomic segment of uncultured Desulfobacter sp.:
TGAACCATGTTTTCGTCTTAATATACTGCGCTCAGATATAGTGTCAAATGACAAAACGGTTATGTTTACAGCAAAGATATGTAGCGCAGCGGAAATAAAAAAGCCCCACGGGAACCGAATAAGCATTGAATACTTCATGAATTGCATTAAATTTAAGAAATTAGAGCAAATGATAAGGAATACGCAATGACAAGAGACAAAGTGACGATTATAGACGGTGGCATCGGCAGGGAACTGGAACGGCGGGGGGCCGCCTTCAAACAACCGGAGTGGTCCGCATTGGCCATGATGGAGACGCCGGACCTGGTCAAAGAGGTTCATAAAGCTTTCATCAAGAGCGGTGCATCCATCATCACCACCAACAGCTATGCCCTGGTCCCGTTTCATATTGGAGAAGGGTTATTTGAAAAACAGGGAAAGTCTCTGGCAACCAGCGCCGGCCAGACAGCCTGTGCAGCCGTCAGTGAAACCCGCCCGAATACACGTGTTGCAGGTTCCATCCCCCCGCTGTTCGGTTCCTACCGCCCTGATTTGTACAGGCCTGAACGGGTGACTGAAATTGCAACCCCTTTGATAGAGGGGCTTAGTTTGTATGTAGATTTATGGCTGTGTGAAACACAAAGCCTGACTGATGAACCAATCCGGGTTAAGGCTCTGGTCGATCAACTGGACCGGTCAGCCAAACCGTTCTGGGTTGCTTTTACCCTGGACGATTCTCATTTAAATCCTGAACCGGCTTTACGCTCGGGGGAATCCCTGGTGGATGCCGTCCAAAAGATGGTCAATGCAAAGGTGGACGCTATTTTATTTAACTGCTGCCAGCCTGAAGTCATCAGTCAGGCCATTGAGGTGACCCGGGAACAGCTGGCGCTTTTGAACGCTGAACGTATTGAAATCGGTGCCTATGCAAATGCGTTTTTACCCCAACCCAAAGATGCAAAGGCAAATGAAACGCTCAATGAGATCAGACCGGACTTAACCCCGTCATCCTATCTGAGATGGGCCCAAAAATGGGTTCAGGAAGGTGCCACGCTGATCGGCGGATGCTGTGGCATCGGACCGGAACATATCCACGTATTATCCGAGAAACTCATCAGAACCTGTGCATAAAAAGCCTCACGGCAAAACTTAAGCCCAAAGGACAAAAATCTCTTTTTGTTTAAAGCGGATTACCTGCTTTATCAAGCCCCAAAAAAATGATATAAAAAGCATTATTTTTAACCGGAAGTATAGAAACAATTATGGACAAGCAGTCAGTTAAAAGAGATTTATTTGATTTTGAGGTGGGCTATCTGACCCAAAGCCCGTGCGTTAATTGTGAATTCAGGGAAAATCTGCCCAAATGCCATGCGGACTGTATTCTTTTAGATCAAATCCAGACCCGTCTGGCCCGTGCGATATCTTCACAGTCTTCCCGTTATGAAAGCTGAACCCGGGCTGCCGTTTCATGTCTTTTCCCGATCCCAAATAAAGCAGCACCTGACACTCAGTTTATATAACGACCTTAAACACATCCGCACCTCGTCTGGGTACAGTCTTGATCAGGCCATCAAATCCGGTATTGGGAATCCGGACTCCGCCATTGGTATTTATGCCGGGGACATGGAAAGCTATGATTGCTTTGCACCGGTGTTGCTGCCCATTATCGAGGATTACCACCACCTTGAACCGGGATGGTCCCATAAACCCGGCATGCAGGAAGCTGTTCTGCCGGACCTGGACCCGACACAGACATTCATACGCTCATCCCGAATCCGTGTGGCAAGAAACCTGTGCGGCTTTCCGTTTTCAGGCAACATGAGTTTAAATCAGCGCAAGGCCCTGGAAGAGACCATAAAGCAGGCCTTTGACGCCCTGCCCGAAAACCTGTCCGGCACCTACACAAGTTTTTCAGATTTAAATGAAAAACAATTCAACGATCTGCTTGAAAAGGGACTGGCCTTTCCCAAAGGCGACCGGTTCATGGATGCCGCAGGCATAAACCAGGATTACCCCGCAGGACGCGGCATATTTATAAGCCGGGACAAGGTTGTCCGGGTATGGGTCAATGAAGAGGATCATCTGCGCATCATCGCCCAGTCACCGGGTGGAGATATTGCCCGTGTGTTTAACCGGCTGCAGGAGATGATCAAGGCGCTTGCGGAAAATTTGGATTTTGCCTTTGACCGGAAAAAAGGATTTCTTACCTCCTGTCCCACGAATATCGGAACAACCATGAGGGCCGGTGTGCATATTCATCTTGAAAATCTGGAACAAAACCTCCCTCTCCTTGAATCCATAGCCAGAGCTCACCACCTGCAGATCCGGGGCACGAACGGGGAAAAAACCGCTGTTGAAGAGGCTGTCTTTGACATTTCCAATGCCCGCAGGCTGGGCATCAGCGCCAATACAATTTTAAATGATCTTCACAGCGGATTGAGGGCCATTATCCAGGCCGAAAAAAAATAAAGATCCCAGTCCTTTTTAGGGACTGGGATCGGGTTAATCGATTATGTCAGAAAAAAAGTCTATTCGGTTTCGACGGGATCTGGCACTTCGTCTTTAATACTCTGCTTGTCACCGGCCAGGTGGCGTTTTTGTTTCTCTTTGAATTTGGTGATCTGAATTTTAACTTTTTCGACCACATTGTCTATAGCCAGATACATGTTGTTCTCTTCGGCCTCGCCTCTGGCATGAATTTTCAGCTTATTACAAATCAAATTAATTTCAGCAATGCTGTGCAATTTTTCCTCTGAGAAGACAGCCTGGGCCTCTGCAGGGTACTCCAGCATTTTATCCAGTTTATTCAATTTCTTTTCAACATGGGATTTTACAGCGTCAGATGAAGGGACGTTCTTGAAAGTAATTGAAATGTTCATAGACTCTCCTTTTACATTAGTGAGAAGATGAAACAAAAATAACACAATCCCAGCTGTGACTCAATGATAGACCGCTATAGAATCAAAATAAATCTGTTGTGTTTAAGATTTTGAATCGGATTCCAAAGGTTTGCTATTGGGCGCTGTTTTGGGAAACAGATCTTCCAGATTCAACCCCTTGATTTTCTTCAGACAGTCCGCAAGGGCTTCTTCCTCGGTGCTGCCCGCCCCCTGATGTACCGAATCTGCAATAATATTCACAAGATTGGGCACGGCAATATAATCGTCTGCCAGATTGCCCTGGATCTTTTTATGAACATCTATATATATCATTCTGCCGTTGCGGATCAGATTGTACCGGGTGACCCGGGTTAAAATATCTTTAATATTAAGTTCCATTTGATTTTCTCCTTGTTTTAAGGTAGACCTGCCATACTTTAAGATTGTTTGCAAGTTATTAGGAAAGATGGCTGCCGCAGAAGGCAACAGGCGGCCGGCAGAATGTAAAAGCACATAAGCCGGGAAGCACAAGCCGGACAACCAATTTTAAATTGAAGGAAAGACCTTCACACATGTCATCCTCTTTTTCATTTTTTTCATTGCCTGGAAACAGCGCCTGGAACCAAGACCTGAAACCCTTACGAAAAACATCCGGGCAATTGATTGCAGACCGCAAGTCCCTGGACCGGGTTTTCATCCGCCCCGATGATGAAAACAGCAAAAAGACCCTGGTTAAATACATGGAGCAGATCCTGTTCGGACTGCACGATTTTCTTAACCGGCATGTGGGCGTTACCGAAGAGATCAGCCTGACCGAACTTGCTAAAAATTACATGGACGTTGAAATCAGCGACCATCCCCAGAAAAATCTGGGCCAAGTGATTGAAGATATCATAAAAGACGTTGCGCCTAAAGCGGTCAATGTGGCATCCCCCTACTTTATCGGTCATATGACCTCTGCCCTGCCCTTTTTTATGGTGCATCTTAAGGCCATCACCGCCGCCTTGAACCAGAATGTCATTAAAATGGAAACCTCCAAGGTGCTGGCCGTCATTGAACGGCAGGTGCTGGCAAAAATTCACCGCCTGATTTTCAAACAAGATGACGCGTTTTACCGGGCCCATGTCCAGAATACCCGTACGGCTTTAGGGGCGTTTACATCGGGCGGCACCACGGCCAACATAACGGCCATGTGGGTGGCCAGAAACCGCTTATTCCCACCTAAAGATGATTTTAAAAGCATTGAAGAAGACGGACTTTTTAAAGCCATGCAGGTCCATGACACGGACCGGGTGGTGATCCTTGTCTCCCGGCGGGGGCACTACTCGTTAAGAAAGGCAAGCGGCATTTTAGGACTCGGCAATAAAAACATCATTGCCGTGGATGTAAAACCGGATCACACCATGGATACGGAAAAACTAAAACAGACCATCCAGGCCCTCAAGCAGCAAGGTCGCACAAAAATAGCCGCCATTGTGGGCATTGCCGGGGCCACGGAGACAGGAACCATTGATCCGTTGCAGGATATGGCCGATATCTGTGAAAAAGAGCAGGTCCATTTTCATGTGGATGCGGCATGGGGCGGCCCCATACTGTTATCCGACACCTATGCCCATCTGCTTTCGGGCATTGAGCGCGCAGATTCGGTCACCATTGACGGCCACAAACAATTTTACATGCCCATGGGCGCGGGCATGGTCTATTTTAAAAACGCCATGGCCCTTGATGCCATTGCCTACCATGCCCGGTATGTTAACCGGAAGGGCTCTGTGGACCTAGGGATAAAAACCCTTGAAGGTTCCAGGGAGGCTGCCTGCCTGATCCTGGATGCCTCCCTAAAAATCATGGGGTCCAAGGGATATGCCCTGATGATTGATCACGGTATTGAAACGGCCAGGGCCTTTGCCCAAAAAATAGAAGAGCGGCCTGAATTTGAACTGGTGACTCCGCCGGTACTCAATATCCTGACCTACCGGCTGGTGCCCCTGGCCTTCCGGCAGAAAATGAAAACGGCCCGGGGTGAGGCGCGTAAACTGCTGAACCAGGAACTGGACGAGATCAATATCCGCATCCAGCGCATCCAGCGGGAAGCCGGCAAAAGTTTTGTCTCCCGGACCCGGCTCAAACTTGTACCCGAGGATGATTTTATGGTGGTGGTGCTTCGCAGTGTTATCATGAACCCCTATACCACCGAAATCATATTGGATGATATTTTGGACGAACAGGAAAAAATTTATCATCAACTTTGATTCAAGTCCGGCAGATTAGTCCCCCTGGCATAACTTACAGATGGATATAAATATCTTCGTTAAAACCGATAAATATGGTTTTATCTTGAATCACCGTGGGTGCCCGCAAGTTTCCGCTCCGGCCCATGGCATGCTTTAAAACGTCTTCGGGCTCCGATCTATCCGGATCGAAACTGACTACTTTGTTTTTGCCCTTTGCGATATAAACGTGGTTCTGTGACTTGATCAGTTCCCATGCTTTTTGAGCATCCAATTTTTCCTTTCTTGCATCAACCGTTACATCCACGGAAATCTTGTGTTCCTCAAAATACGCAAGCGCTTTTTTGCAGGATGTGCAGCCTTTTCTGATATATGCCCATTCGATGGTCATTTTATATTCCTTGTTTGACTTTCTTTTTTTGTTTCAGTATACGAATACATCAATCGCCGTAGAAACGGTGTAAAAATTAAAAATCATTACCACTAAATCATAAACTAAAACTGTAAGCCAGAAGGTTTTTATCCATGCGAATAAAAACCTTCTGGCTTTTTTGTCCTTCTATCAACCACAACCCCTAAATTAGGCACAGATTATGAGATGTTTAGTAACCGGCGGAACCGGATTCGTAGGTTCCAATTTAACATTAGCACTTCAAGAACAGGGACACGAGGTAATTATCACAGGCAATGAATCTGAACAGCCCCTCCCTGAATTCAAGGGCAAATGCCTGTATCCAGGTTTTATCGGCATAGATTGGGACGCGATTGGAAGAATAGATGTCCTTTTTCACCAGGCTGCGATTAACGGCACAAGAGTCGATGATGAAAAAGAGATCATGCGGGCCAATCTTGAATCATCAAAGTATTTATTCAACCATGTCATTGCCCATGGATGCAGAAAAATTGTGTATGCCTCATCCACGGCAATATATGGCAATGCCCCGGCCCCCTATCACGAAAGTGACCCGCCTGCCCCCCAAACCCCATATGCCAGGGCAAAAAAATTACTGGATGATTTTTCCATGGCACTTGCAGCCGAACATTCGGACCTCGCCATTGTCGGACTCCGATATTGCAATATATTCGGGCCAAGGGAAAATCATAAAGGCACAAGGGCCACCATGGTGTACCAATTTGCCCGGCAAATGCAAAAAGGAAACCCGAAACTGTTCAAGTTCGGAGAGCAAAAAAGAGATTACATCTATGTTAAGGATGTTGTAAGAGCCAATCTTCTTGCATCAAAGGCAAAAGAAAGCTGCATTGTCAATTGCGGATCCGGAACAACAACCTCTTTTAACAAAATCGTTGAACAACTCAATATTGTTCTGGGGTTGAACAGGACCCCGGAATATATTGAAAATCCGTTTGAAGATTCATATCAAAACCATACACAGTGTGATATGTCCCTGCCAAAAGAAAAAATCGGGTTTGTGCCCGAGTATTCCTTTGAAAAGGGATTAATGGACTATTATGATTCGGGTTTTTTAATTTGAGAGCCCGCAGACAGTGCTAAAGGCTAACGCACACAAATTAAAATCTCGACCCGTCTTTAATATTCAACAGATCCCTTTTAATGCTTGACATACGGACGGGACCTAATGTAGTACATTTTCTAAAATTTATTATTTTTTTATGAAGATTTAATTTTTTTTACAAAAAGACTGCCAGGCAGGCAGCTTAAAGACTTTAATAAATTTGATATGCATTCGGGTGTTCTTAACTTAACAAAGATCATCTGAATGTGCTTTATGAAAGGTAGAACAAGGCCACTTTTTGCCAGAAGGCAAGAGCGTTAGAGAGCGTATAAATTTCGGAAAAGCCGTTTTTTTTTAAATCAGTTTTTCCCAGGTAAAAATATCAAAAAAGCCACGAAGGTAACGGCGGACAATCTCCGCTAAATCTTTGTGGCTTTTTTTTGATATAGCCGTTATCGATATTTCAATGGGTCAGGAACGGGAACTCTGATCCGCACGATGAGATTATTGTAACGGACATGTAAAAAAACCACGAAGGTTAAGGCGTATAACACGCGTCAAATCTTTGTGGTTTTTTTTTGGATGAGACGAAAGTCTTGCATGGTTTCTACTATTTACCTTAAGTTCCTATCCCTTAACTTCAAAGGAGAACAAAATTAATGGACCTAAACACACAACGCCAACATTTTATCGATGTGATGGCCAAGTTTACCGGCTATGCAGGCAAGCATCTTCCCGATGATGTCATTGCCAAACTCAAAGAGCTCAGGACCCAGGAAGATACCCCCATGGCCAAACTGATTTATGATGCCATGTTTGATGACCTGGACATGGCCCACAAGCTTGACAGGCCGGCATGCCAGGATACGGGTGTTATTCAGTATTTCGTGCAGGTGGGTTCCAAATTTCCCATGATTGACGAGATTGAAAGCTGCCTGATTGAAGCGGTAAAAAAAGCCACCATAGAATCACCATTGCGTCATAACTGCGTGGAAATATTTGATGAAAAAAATACCGGCAACAATGTCGGCACAAGAATTCCATGGATTGACTGGGAAGTTGTACCCAATAATGACGAGGTCAAAATATACATGTACATGGCAGGCGGCGGCTGCAGTCTACCCGGCACCGCAAAGGTCCTGATGCCCCTGGAAGGATATGACGGGGCCGTCAAATTCATTTTTGATCAAATCACCTCTTACGGGATCAACGCCTGTCCCCCGCTTCTGGTGGGTATCGGCATTGCCGGATCTGTAGAGGTGGCAGCCAAACTGTCCAAAAAAGCCCTGCTTCGTCCCATCGGCACACAAAATCCCAATGTCCGGGGCGCAGAACTGGAAAAGATGATTGAAAAAGGCTTGAATGACATTCAAATCGGCCCTGGCGGACTTACGGGTAAAAATTCGGTGATGGGTGTCAACATTGAACAGGCTGGCCGCCATCCGGCAACCATCGCCGTGGGTCTGTCTACCGGATGCTGGGCGCATAGAAGAGCCCTGATCAAATTTGATTCAAGCCTGGAATATGAAGTTATCTCACACAAAGGAGTCACACTATGAGCACAAAGACATTAACAACACCGATTAAAAACGAAGATCTTGAAGACCTTACCATAGGCGATGTCATATTCCTGGACGGATATTTGATCACAAGCCGGGATGATGTGCATCACCGCCATATCCACCAGGGCAAAGATCTGCCGGTGGACCTGGCAGGCAAAGCCATTTTCCATGCCGGACCCATTATGCAGGAAAAAAAAGATCAGCCTGGTAAATACGAGGTGATCTCCATCGGGCCGACCACCAGTATGCGCATGGAAAAACTTCAAAAGGAATTTTTGGAAGCAACCGGCGTTAAACTGGTTGTGGGCAAAGGCGGCATGGGACCCAAAACAGCTGAAGGCTGCATGGCGTATAAAGCGGTCCATACCGTATTCCCAGGCGGCTGTGCCGTTCTGGCCGCAAGCCGGGTGGAAGAGGTGGAATCCGTTGAATGGCTGGATTTAGGCATGCCCGAAGCCATGTGGGTGATGCGCGTTAAACAATTTGGCCCGTTGATTGTCTCCATTGATACCAAGGGAAATAATCTGTTTGAAAAAAACAAAGCCATGTTTAATGAAAAGAAAGAAAAAGTTGTGGCAGAAATCATTAAGCATGTGGATTATCTTGATTAAAAATACAGAATAATTTGAAGATCTGGTGAGGGACTCGGAAAAAAGACTTGATAAAAGGGGAAAGTTTTTTTCCGGGCCCCTTAACCTGAGAAGGTTATGGAATAGATGTACCAGCCTAAATAAATAATTTCAACGCCCAAACTTCGAATATAAAATTTCTCATCGCCACTATTCATTATAAATTTTTATGAATATGTGAATATATATCATTTTTCATCATGCGTTTATCTCCTCTATAGTCTTGCCAACAATCATACGACCCAAGACATTTCACAAAAATTCAAAAAGGAGATTCAACGGCATGAAAACCCACAATTTAGGGTTCCCCCGCATCGGAGACAACAGGGAACTTAAACGCGCACTGGAGTCTTATTGGCGCGGTGAGACGTCCCAAACGCAATTACTTGAAACCGGTGCCCAGATTCGAAAACGCAATTGGGCCTACCAAAAAGATCTTAATTATGTGCCCGTGGGCGACTTCTCATTTTACGACCAGGTTCTGGATACCAGCTGGATGCTGGGCAATATTCCTGCCCGGGCCAAAGAAACCGACGGATCGGCATTGGATCGGTATTTCCGTACAGCCCGCGGCCAGTCCGCAGGGGATGGAAAAGACAACCAGATTCCGGCCGGGGATATGACCAAGTGGTTCGACACCAACTATCATTACATTGTCCCGGAGTTTGAGCCGTCCACGAAATTCTTCCTGGATGCGCAGTCTTTACTGGACCAGGTTCAGGAAGCCCAACAGAGTGGTGTAAGGCCAAAACCGGTTGTCCTGGGTCCCGTGACCTATCTTTTTTTAGGCAAAGCAGAAAGTTTTGATAAAAAAACGTTGCTTAAAAAACTGTTGCCGGAGTATGCCCGGCTGCTAAATCTGCTGGCCGCCCAGGATATCGAGTGGGTGCAGATGGATGAACCGTTGCTGGTTATGGATCTTGAAAATGACTGGAAAAGCATGGTGGAACAAGCCTACCAGGCCCTGGGAACAGGATCGGTAAAAATCATGCTGGCCACCTATTTTGGTCCCCTTGAAGGCAACTTGAATCTGGCCTTGTCCCTGCCGGTCCAAGCCCTTCATGTGGATGCGGTGCGGGGAAAAGACCAGGTAGCGGATATTGTTGCGCGCCTGCCCGAACACATGGACCTGTCATTGGGGGTCATAGACGGAAGAAACATCTGGAAAACGGATTTGAATGCCCTTCTGGATCGACTGACACCCATTCATGAACAACTTGGCGATCGATTGTGGCTGGCCCCATCCTGCTCTTTGCTCCACGTGCCTGTGGATTTAGAAAAAGAGACTGACCTGGATGATGAACTGTCAGACTGGATGGCCTTTGCCCGGCAAAAACTGGTTGAACTGGATATTTTGGCCAAGGCCTTAAGCCAGGGCCGGGAAACAGTGGCTACCCAGCTGGCAGAGAACGCAAAGGCATTGGAAAACCGCGAACGATCACCCCGGATTCACAACCCGGAGGTCCAGGCCCGCTTAACCCAGGTAAATGACAGTTGGGGACAACGCAATCAACCCTACCCCGAACGGGCCAAACTTCACCAAGAAAGACTCAACCTGCCCCTTTTCCCCACCACCACCATTGGATCATTTCCACAAACTCAAGAGATCAGGGCGCTGCGCCTGAATTTCAAGAAAAGAAAAATCGGGCTGAGTGACTACACCACAGGCATCCGGGATCAGATGAAAAAAACCATTCAATTCCAGGAAGAGACCGGGCTGGATGTGCTGGTCCATGGCGAAGCCGAACGTAACGACATGGTCGAATACTTTGGCGAGCAGCTGGACGGCTTTGCCTTCAGCCAATATGGATGGGTGCAGTCCTACGGTTCCCGCTGTGTTAAACCGCCGATTCTCTTTGGCGATGTGTCCCGGCCCCAACCCATGACCGTCTCATGGATCGTTTATGCGCAATCCCTAACGGGCAAACCGGTCAAGGGGATGCTCACAGGCCCTGTCACCATATTAAACTGGTCCTTTGTCCGGGACGACCAAACGAGGGCCGATACCTGCCGCCAGGTTGCCCTTGCCATGCGCGATGAGGTGCTGGATCTTGAAAAGGCAGGTATTTCCATCATCCAAATCGATGAAGCCGCCCTGAGAGAAGGACTGCCCCTGCGTAAAAAACAGTGGAATGAATATCTAAGCTGGGCGGTGGGCGCATTCCGGATTACCGCCAACGGGGTTAAAGACGCCACCCAGATTCATACCCATATGTGTTATTCGGAATTCAATGATATTATCGACGCCATCACCGGCATGGATACCGATGTCATCACCATTGAGGCGTCCCGTTCCAACATGGAGATACTCAACGCCTTTGACGAAACCGCCTATCCCAACGAAATCGGTCCCGGGGTATATGATATCCACTCGCCCAACGTGCCCCCCGTAGATTTTATTGTGGACAATATGAATGAAGCGGCCAAACGCATCCCAAAGGAACGGCTGTGGATCAACCCGGACTGCGGTTTAAAGACCAGAGGATGGATAGAAACAAGAGCAGCTTTACAAAATCTGGTTGAAGCAGCCAGGGTGCTGCGCACCGCTGCAACTGTTTGACAGAATAGTTACATCCACGTGTCTGGGCGAAAAGTTGTCCAGATACAAGGCGTAGACAAAACTGAAACCCTCACGGACTTGAGTACGTGAGGGTTTCAGCTATTTTTTTTCACGGCTTTTGTCCGTTAGCCGCCTGAATATCCTGTTCCGGGGTTTGCTTAAGATGGATGTAAAAAGTCGTTCCCTTTCCTTCTGTGCTCTTAACTTTGATTTGTCCGCCCTGGGCATTAATAATGTCCCAGACAACATGAAGACCTAACCCTGTGCCCTGGCCAATTTCTTTAGTGGTAAAAAAAGGGTCAAAAATCTGGCGGATGTTCTTCTCAGAAATTCCCGTCCCCGTATCAGAAATACGGATTTCCACATTTTCCCCGTCAGCCCGGGTGGTAATACGGATCTCACCTCTATCTTCAATGGCCTGGGCTGCATTAATCAAAAGGTTGACAAAAACCTGAATGATCTGCTGGGCATCGCAGGTCACCATAGGCAGTATACCGTAGTCCTCAATAACCTCAGCCTTGTACTTTAGTTCATTCCAAATTACCTTCAGACTGGATCTAAGGCATTGATTGATATCAGCAGGCATTGCTTTATGATTTCCGGGGTGAGAAAAATCTTTCAAGGCGGATACAATGCCCTGGATTCGTTCAAGCCCCTCTAAGCTCTCCTTTATCAAGTCCGGTATATCCTCCATAAGGTAGTCAAGATCCGCATCCGTTACCATCCGGTTAATGCGGTCAACCGCCTCGGACAATCCGATCAGGGCCGGAGTATCTGCCATGGTCTCCTGGAGTAATGCCAGGATATCTGCGTAGGCTTCAAGCAAGGCTGCGATATGCTTTTGGTAATCAAAAAGTGTAGATAAATTGCTTTTGACGAACCCGGTGGGGTTGTTAATCTCATGGGCCACACCTGCAGCTAGCTGTCCCACTGAAGCCATTTTCTCAGATTGAATCATCTTTGCCTGGGTCAACTTAAGCTCTGACAAGGCAGTTTCAAGCTTTTCCTTGTTTTCCAGAAGCTCTCTTTCCGTCCGGATTCTCTCCCGAATTTCTCCCTGCAGCGCTTCATTGGCCCGGTTCAGCCCTTCAGTTCTCTTGGCCACCAACTCCTCAAGCCTGTGGCGGTGTCTCTCAAGCTCAGCTTCCATAGACCTACGGTATTCGATATGCCTTTGGATAGCATCTGCCATGCTGTTGAACCCATGAACCAGATTGACAACCTCATTTCCCGGTACTTCTGAAAATTCCTTGCCGGTATACTCCCTGGCCATATCCCTGGCCCTTTCCTTTAATTTCTGAAGAGGACGAATCAGCTTTATGGCAAAGACCAGACCCAGACTGGAAAAGACCGCGATAAGAAGAATTGACAACCATAAAGTGGCCTCACGGGTCTGACGGACCAGAATTTCCGATTGGCTGGTGTCCTGGACCACGATCAAACAAAAAATCTCGTCCACAATGGGTAGTCGGATATAGTACTCTATTTTAGAAAGCGTGTCATGATCCTTCTGTTCTACCTTCATCTGCCGCAGCACCTTTAAAATCAATTCCCGATCCGGTGTGATCCGGCTCTCCTTGGGCAAAGAAGTTGCAACGATACCCTCTGGTTTGGCGAAGGAAATCTGGCAATCGAAGTGACGTGATAATTTTTTTGCAAAGGCAGTGTTGATTTTTTTGATAACGACCATGAGTCCGATGGGCGTTTGATCTCTGAAAACTGGTAAAATAGCACGGATCTCCCAGCCTGTTTTTGAACGGGTCGTCAAAATAATTTCTCCGCTACGGATAGCGTCCTTAATTCCCCATCCCGTCAGCACCTCACTCTTCAGCCCGTATCTGGCATGGGCCATTACCCGGCCTTCCAAGTCCGTCACCAGGATATCGTCCATATGATCCCAGATCCCCAGGCGGACAAGGACCCGCTTTAACGGCAGATGATCGGCGTGAGCATCAAATCCGCCGCTGTCAATGAAGTGGCCGGTTTCTCTGATTACCTGACCAGATTCCCTGTAAACCCGGGCCAGCCGTAACATGGTGCGGGTTTCGTTCTGGATGTAATCAGAAATTAAGGCATATTGATCCTGGGCATGGTGACGGTTTGTGGATTTTATATTTTCTCCCATAACCCGGTTTCCCCAAAGATACATGGTCATGGCGGTACACAATATAGAAAGCACCACAAATCCAATGATAGGATACGCAAGGCTTGGAACCAGAAGACGCATCTATTCCTTTCTTTCGACCGGAAACAGGCCCAGGTGTTTAATGATGCCCCGCCCCGCATCCGAAAAGACAAAATTTAAGAATTTACTGGACAATCCGTTTAATTGGTCTTTTTTATAAACAAATCCAAGGGATAGATTCAGGGGATAGCTGCCGGAGCTTAGATTATCCGGTGCAGGCAAGATTCCGTCGAGTGCCAGGACCCGGATACTGGAAACTGGATCAGACAAACTCCCAAAAGTCAGAAATCCGATGCCGCCAGAATACTTTTTGAGCAGGTCGACCATCTGATAATC
This window contains:
- the ttdA gene encoding L(+)-tartrate dehydratase subunit alpha gives rise to the protein MDLNTQRQHFIDVMAKFTGYAGKHLPDDVIAKLKELRTQEDTPMAKLIYDAMFDDLDMAHKLDRPACQDTGVIQYFVQVGSKFPMIDEIESCLIEAVKKATIESPLRHNCVEIFDEKNTGNNVGTRIPWIDWEVVPNNDEVKIYMYMAGGGCSLPGTAKVLMPLEGYDGAVKFIFDQITSYGINACPPLLVGIGIAGSVEVAAKLSKKALLRPIGTQNPNVRGAELEKMIEKGLNDIQIGPGGLTGKNSVMGVNIEQAGRHPATIAVGLSTGCWAHRRALIKFDSSLEYEVISHKGVTL
- the ttdB gene encoding L(+)-tartrate dehydratase subunit beta, with translation MSTKTLTTPIKNEDLEDLTIGDVIFLDGYLITSRDDVHHRHIHQGKDLPVDLAGKAIFHAGPIMQEKKDQPGKYEVISIGPTTSMRMEKLQKEFLEATGVKLVVGKGGMGPKTAEGCMAYKAVHTVFPGGCAVLAASRVEEVESVEWLDLGMPEAMWVMRVKQFGPLIVSIDTKGNNLFEKNKAMFNEKKEKVVAEIIKHVDYLD
- the metE gene encoding 5-methyltetrahydropteroyltriglutamate--homocysteine S-methyltransferase, producing MKTHNLGFPRIGDNRELKRALESYWRGETSQTQLLETGAQIRKRNWAYQKDLNYVPVGDFSFYDQVLDTSWMLGNIPARAKETDGSALDRYFRTARGQSAGDGKDNQIPAGDMTKWFDTNYHYIVPEFEPSTKFFLDAQSLLDQVQEAQQSGVRPKPVVLGPVTYLFLGKAESFDKKTLLKKLLPEYARLLNLLAAQDIEWVQMDEPLLVMDLENDWKSMVEQAYQALGTGSVKIMLATYFGPLEGNLNLALSLPVQALHVDAVRGKDQVADIVARLPEHMDLSLGVIDGRNIWKTDLNALLDRLTPIHEQLGDRLWLAPSCSLLHVPVDLEKETDLDDELSDWMAFARQKLVELDILAKALSQGRETVATQLAENAKALENRERSPRIHNPEVQARLTQVNDSWGQRNQPYPERAKLHQERLNLPLFPTTTIGSFPQTQEIRALRLNFKKRKIGLSDYTTGIRDQMKKTIQFQEETGLDVLVHGEAERNDMVEYFGEQLDGFAFSQYGWVQSYGSRCVKPPILFGDVSRPQPMTVSWIVYAQSLTGKPVKGMLTGPVTILNWSFVRDDQTRADTCRQVALAMRDEVLDLEKAGISIIQIDEAALREGLPLRKKQWNEYLSWAVGAFRITANGVKDATQIHTHMCYSEFNDIIDAITGMDTDVITIEASRSNMEILNAFDETAYPNEIGPGVYDIHSPNVPPVDFIVDNMNEAAKRIPKERLWINPDCGLKTRGWIETRAALQNLVEAARVLRTAATV
- a CDS encoding ATP-binding protein, encoding MRLLVPSLAYPIIGFVVLSILCTAMTMYLWGNRVMGENIKSTNRHHAQDQYALISDYIQNETRTMLRLARVYRESGQVIRETGHFIDSGGFDAHADHLPLKRVLVRLGIWDHMDDILVTDLEGRVMAHARYGLKSEVLTGWGIKDAIRSGEIILTTRSKTGWEIRAILPVFRDQTPIGLMVVIKKINTAFAKKLSRHFDCQISFAKPEGIVATSLPKESRITPDRELILKVLRQMKVEQKDHDTLSKIEYYIRLPIVDEIFCLIVVQDTSQSEILVRQTREATLWLSILLIAVFSSLGLVFAIKLIRPLQKLKERARDMAREYTGKEFSEVPGNEVVNLVHGFNSMADAIQRHIEYRRSMEAELERHRHRLEELVAKRTEGLNRANEALQGEIRERIRTERELLENKEKLETALSELKLTQAKMIQSEKMASVGQLAAGVAHEINNPTGFVKSNLSTLFDYQKHIAALLEAYADILALLQETMADTPALIGLSEAVDRINRMVTDADLDYLMEDIPDLIKESLEGLERIQGIVSALKDFSHPGNHKAMPADINQCLRSSLKVIWNELKYKAEVIEDYGILPMVTCDAQQIIQVFVNLLINAAQAIEDRGEIRITTRADGENVEIRISDTGTGISEKNIRQIFDPFFTTKEIGQGTGLGLHVVWDIINAQGGQIKVKSTEGKGTTFYIHLKQTPEQDIQAANGQKP